The genomic stretch TGCATGTGCCCGGCCGACCTAGGCGGCCACGCGCTTGCTCCGGGTTGCCCCGGCGTCGTCGATCAGCGCCGAATGCAGCGCACAGACCGCCGGTTCGAAGGCGTCGCATTCGACGATGAACTGGACATCGACGTTGCGGATCTGGTGCTGCATCGCGATCATCGTGATCCCGGCCTTGTCGAGCGCGAGCAGCGCCCGCGGCACCAGGCCGGGCTCGGAGATATCGCTTCCGATCACCGACACCATCGCCACCGGGCGCGACGAGACCGCCGCGCCGGGATGATCCCGTTCGAGATCGGCGATCACCCGTGCCACCGCCGCAGCGTCGCTCGACAGATAATGGGTGATCGTGTTGGCGTTCGACGACTTGCTCACGATCCAGATGCCGTGGCGGGTCAGCGCATCGAGGATAGCGGCGTCGAAACCCTTTTCGCCGACCATGTCCTGCTCGAAAAACTGGAGCGCTTGCACGGTGCGCAGCCCGGTGACGATCTCGACCCGCGGCTTGTGCGAGACATAGTCGCCGCTGATCAGCGTACCGGCATCGAGCCGGTCGAAGGTGTTGCGCACCCTGAGCGGGATTTTCGCCTGTCGCAGGCCGCGCCCGGCGCGCGGATGGATCGCCTCCATGCCGAGATTGGCGAGCTGGTCGGCGACGTCGTAGTTGGTGCGGCCGATCTTGCGCGCGCGATCCTCGCCGACCAGCCTGGGATCGGCGCTGGAGAGGTGGAATTCCTTGTGGATGATCGCCTCGCGCGCCCGCGTCAGCACGGCGATGCGCGAGAAGGTCATCTCCGAATAGCCGCGCGCATAGCGGCGGACCATGCCGCCCTCGCACCCGGCATAGCCGGTGACGATCGGCATCTGCGTGGCGAGATCGATCGGCGCCAGCGCATCGCGGATGCGCGTGTCGAGCGGATCGAGGCCGTCCTGCGTCCAGACGGTGAGGTCGACGAACACCGCATTCACCCCGCGATCGCGCAGCAGCAACGCCGTGCTGTGCGCGCTATGCGCCTCGCCCAGCCCGGCGAGCATCTCGCGGACAGTGGTCAACTGATTCTTGAGGCAGAAGCGGCCGTGCGCGCGCAGCCGATCGAGGTCGGCGAGGCATTCGCGCAAGCCTTCGATGCGTTGCTCGACGAAAGCGTCGCATTCGGCGCGGCTGCGTGCGCGGACGAACATCGCCGCGTTGCGCGCGAGCATCGCGGCCCGGACTTTCTCCAGCGCGTCGCGCCAGCAGGCGGCGCCATCGTTCAGCGCGAAGCAGGCATAGACGCCCGGCTCGCCGCTCTTCTTATGTTCGAGCAGCAGGTCGGTCATTCCGGCATAGGCCGAGACGACGAAGATCCGGTTGTAGAGAGCCGCGCCGCTGCGCCCGGCGATCAGCACGTTGTCGAACAAGGTGGCGGTGGCGGCCATCGACGTGCCGCCGATCTTTTCGACGCTATGCCCGCTCATGCCGCCTGCTCGGTCAGTGCGCCTGAGACAGGCGCCAGCGGCGTCGCATCGCGCGCCGCGATAAAATCGGGCCGCGGGGTCGCGGCGGCGAACGGCGCCTGCAGCCGGTTCGACACCGCGTTATAGACCAGGAAGGCGTTGGCGCGCGGGAAGGGGGTGATATTGCCGTTCGAGCCATGCATCATGTTGCAGTCGAACAGGATCACCGTCCCCGGCTGGCCGATCGGCGCGACGATGCCTTTGTCATGCGCCAGGTCGGCGAGGCTGATCTCGTCGGGAACCCCGACTTCCTGCTTCTTGAGCGACCTCTTGTAGTTATCGTCGGGCGTCTCGCCCACGCAGGTGACGAACACGCGGTGCGATCCGGGGATCAGCATCAGCGGCCCGTTATTGGGGGTATTCTCGGCGAGCAGCACCGACATCGATAGCGCGCGCATCCGGGGCATGCCGTCCTCGGCGTGCCAGGTCTCGAAATCGGAATGCCAGTAGAATTCCTTGCCCTCGAATCCCGGCTTATAGTTGAGCCGCGACTGGTGCAGGTAGACGTGGTCGCCGAGCAGGAAGCGGGCGACGCCGGCAAGCCGATCGTCGGCGGCGAGCCGTGCCATCATCGCGCTTTGCGCGTGGATTTCGAAGATCGAGCGGATCTCGCTCCCGCCCGGCTCGGTGATGATCGTATCGCGGTCGAGCGCGGAGGGATTGCCGAGCAGCCGGCCGGTTTCGCTCTGGAGCGCGGCGACTTCCGCGGCGGTGAAGACTTGCTCCAGCACCAGATAGCCCTGGCGGTCGAACTGCTCGACCTGTTCGCGGCTCAGCGGCGCGCCCGGGTGCCAATCGGCATGGACGACGGGATCGTGGCGCGGCAGCAGTTCGGGCTGCGCCGCGCGGCGGGATGGATAAATATCGCTCATGGTTTCCCCTGTTTAGGCTTCAGCTCGTGAGAGCGGGCTCGGCGGCGGGATAGGCGCCGTTCTCGTCATGCACCTCGCCGCCGGTGACGGGCGGGTTGAACACGCAGGCGGTCAGGAGGTCGGTTTCGGGCCGGACGATGTGACGGTCATTCTCGTTGAGCGCGTAGAGCACGCCGGCCTTGAGCTCGTGGGTCTGGCCGCTGTCGAGATCCTCGATCGTGCCGGTACCCTTCAGCACCAGCACTGCCTCGAGATGGTTCTGATAGTGCATCTTGAGTTCCGAGCCTGCGAACATCGTGGTCAGGTGGAACGAGAACCCCATCTTGTCGTCGTCGAGCAGCAGGCGCGCGCTGGCCCAGCCGTCGGACTTCACGTTGCGGTCGCTGGCGCGGATGTCTTTGAGATTGCGGATGATCATGTTGGTTTCTCCTGGTTCAGGCGGCGACGCCGAGGGCGGGGGTAAGCGCCGCGCGGACGCTGCGCTCGAGGATGTCGAGCCCGGCGCCGAGCACCGCATCGTCGATGACGAGCGGGGCGAGCACCTTGACGATCTCGTCATGCGGACCACTGGTCTCGATGATGAGGCCCTGCTCGAAACAGGCCCCGGTGATGGCGGAGGCGATCTCGCCCGATCCGACGTTGATCCCGCGCATCATGCCGCGACCGCGCGTGGCGAGCCCATGTTCGGCGGCGATACGATCGAGCCGCCGTTCGAGCAGGCGCCCGCGCCGGGTGATGTCGGCGGCGAACTCGCGGCCGCTCCAGAAATGGCGCAACGCCGCGGTCGCGGTGACGAAGGCGTGGTTGTTGCCCCGGAACGTGCCGTTGTGCTCGCCCGGCGACCAGATATCGAGTTCGGGTCGGAACAAAGTCAGCGCGAACGGCAGGCCCATGCCCGAAAGCGACTTGGCCAGCGTGACGATATCGGGCGTGAACCCCATCCCCTCAAAGCTGAAAAAGCCGCCGGTGCGGCCGCAGCCGGCCTGGATGTCGTCGACGATCAGCAGCGCGCCGTGCGCCTTGGCGATCTTCGCGACCCTGCGCAGCCATTCGGGCGACGCGGCGTTGAGCCCACCCTCGCCCTGCACCGTCTCGACCAGGATCGCGGCGGGCGCGTCGAGCCCGCTCGACGGATCGGCCAGTCGCTGTTCGAGCAAAGCGGCGGTATCGACGTCGGGCCCGTAATAGCCGTCATAGGGTTCGTGCGCGACATGGCTCAGCGGAACGCCCGCGCCGCTGCGCTTCCCGGCATTGCCGGTACAGGCGAGCGCGCCCAGCGTCATGCCGTGAAAGCCGTTGGTGAAGGCGATCACCATCTCGCGCCCGGTTACCTTGCGCGCCAGCTTGATCGCGGCCTCGACCGCGTTGGTGCCGGTCGGGCCGGTGAACATCGCGCGATAATCGAGCCCGCGGGGACGAAGGACCACGTCCTCGAGCGCGGTGAGGAAGTCGGCCTTGGCGTCGGTGTGGAGGTCGAGGCCGTGCGTGATCCCGTCGCCCGCGATATAGTCGAGCAGCGCCTGTTTCAGCACGGGATGGTTGTGGCCATAGTTGAGCGTCGAGCAGCCCGACAGGAAGTCGAGATACTTGCCGCCGTTGCTGTCGTGCATCCACACGCCCCGGGCGCGATTGAACTGGCGCGGGATCGCGCGCGAATAGCTACGCACGATCGATTCGCGGCGCTCGTAAATTTGCGTGTCGGGAGCCGTGTGGCTGGGTTCCGCGGTTGCGGTCATGATAGTCTTCCTGTCGCTATTTCAGTGGGTCGGAAGCGGCGCGATGCGTGCTTCCCATTCGGTGTCGTGGGCGCCGCCGAAATGCGCCTCGCGCTCGAAGCGCGGGGCCTTGGTCAGCTCGGCGTTGCAGCGGCGCGCAAAGGCTCCGAAGAGCCCCCAGGAGGCCGCATTGCCCTCGGTGATCGTCGTGGTCAGGCTCGTCGCCCCGGCCACAGCGGGGCGGGCGATTAGTGCGTCGAGCATGCGCAGCGCGAGACCCTCGCCGCGGGCCGATGCATCGACGGCGACTTGCCATACGAAGATCCGGTCCGGCGCCGAGGGCGGGCGATAGGCCGAGACCCAGCCGATGACGCGCCCCTGGCGCTCGGCGACGACGCAGGTTTCCGCAAAATCGGTGCACTGGAGCAGGTTGCAATAGGCCGAGTTGCGATCGAGCGGGGCCGAAGCGGCAACCAGCGC from Sphingomonas hengshuiensis encodes the following:
- a CDS encoding aspartate kinase, with the protein product MSGHSVEKIGGTSMAATATLFDNVLIAGRSGAALYNRIFVVSAYAGMTDLLLEHKKSGEPGVYACFALNDGAACWRDALEKVRAAMLARNAAMFVRARSRAECDAFVEQRIEGLRECLADLDRLRAHGRFCLKNQLTTVREMLAGLGEAHSAHSTALLLRDRGVNAVFVDLTVWTQDGLDPLDTRIRDALAPIDLATQMPIVTGYAGCEGGMVRRYARGYSEMTFSRIAVLTRAREAIIHKEFHLSSADPRLVGEDRARKIGRTNYDVADQLANLGMEAIHPRAGRGLRQAKIPLRVRNTFDRLDAGTLISGDYVSHKPRVEIVTGLRTVQALQFFEQDMVGEKGFDAAILDALTRHGIWIVSKSSNANTITHYLSSDAAAVARVIADLERDHPGAAVSSRPVAMVSVIGSDISEPGLVPRALLALDKAGITMIAMQHQIRNVDVQFIVECDAFEPAVCALHSALIDDAGATRSKRVAA
- the thpD gene encoding ectoine hydroxylase, whose protein sequence is MSDIYPSRRAAQPELLPRHDPVVHADWHPGAPLSREQVEQFDRQGYLVLEQVFTAAEVAALQSETGRLLGNPSALDRDTIITEPGGSEIRSIFEIHAQSAMMARLAADDRLAGVARFLLGDHVYLHQSRLNYKPGFEGKEFYWHSDFETWHAEDGMPRMRALSMSVLLAENTPNNGPLMLIPGSHRVFVTCVGETPDDNYKRSLKKQEVGVPDEISLADLAHDKGIVAPIGQPGTVILFDCNMMHGSNGNITPFPRANAFLVYNAVSNRLQAPFAAATPRPDFIAARDATPLAPVSGALTEQAA
- a CDS encoding ectoine synthase; its protein translation is MIIRNLKDIRASDRNVKSDGWASARLLLDDDKMGFSFHLTTMFAGSELKMHYQNHLEAVLVLKGTGTIEDLDSGQTHELKAGVLYALNENDRHIVRPETDLLTACVFNPPVTGGEVHDENGAYPAAEPALTS
- the ectB gene encoding diaminobutyrate--2-oxoglutarate transaminase, with product MTATAEPSHTAPDTQIYERRESIVRSYSRAIPRQFNRARGVWMHDSNGGKYLDFLSGCSTLNYGHNHPVLKQALLDYIAGDGITHGLDLHTDAKADFLTALEDVVLRPRGLDYRAMFTGPTGTNAVEAAIKLARKVTGREMVIAFTNGFHGMTLGALACTGNAGKRSGAGVPLSHVAHEPYDGYYGPDVDTAALLEQRLADPSSGLDAPAAILVETVQGEGGLNAASPEWLRRVAKIAKAHGALLIVDDIQAGCGRTGGFFSFEGMGFTPDIVTLAKSLSGMGLPFALTLFRPELDIWSPGEHNGTFRGNNHAFVTATAALRHFWSGREFAADITRRGRLLERRLDRIAAEHGLATRGRGMMRGINVGSGEIASAITGACFEQGLIIETSGPHDEIVKVLAPLVIDDAVLGAGLDILERSVRAALTPALGVAA
- the ectA gene encoding diaminobutyrate acetyltransferase; translation: MRSPHAEDGAAVTALVAASAPLDRNSAYCNLLQCTDFAETCVVAERQGRVIGWVSAYRPPSAPDRIFVWQVAVDASARGEGLALRMLDALIARPAVAGATSLTTTITEGNAASWGLFGAFARRCNAELTKAPRFEREAHFGGAHDTEWEARIAPLPTH